From Chitinivorax sp. B:
GTGATCTTGCTATTTCCCAAAGACACACTGATCTTCAACAAGGATTGGACAGCCGCCAAGGCGGTTCAACTTGGGGAAATGATGGGCAAGCGTTGATTCGCATCTGTCTTTGACAGTAAAACATGGGCCTGCAATGTTAGAACATGCAGGCCCGTTTTGTTGATGGGCATGAAACAGCTGGTGTGATCATGGCTGGCAGGGAATAATCTTCTTTTGTCCCGTGTTGCCCTCAATGCTCGCCAATTGACATTGCACCGGGACATATTCTTTACCATCAAATTTCATGATCACGGTGCTGCAACTATGGGCAGTGCAGTTGGTTTGAGCAATATCGTAGCGTCCGTCTTGGGCATTTGTTGTGCCACCAGTTGCGAGTGATCAACCGTTCACAGGTTTGGTGACGACAGGTTATCAGGGGCTTGCCAATACCAGAACAGCGCAATTTCACTGGTTTGTGGGTTCAGGCCTTGATATAGGCCGCTATCAAACCCTTTCAACACGAAGCCGCAGCGTTCATATAGCCGGCATGCTGCTACGTTATTGCTTTGTGTTTCCAGTGTGACACCGGGTAGGCCCTGTTGCCGTGACCACTCGATGGCCAGTGACACCAAGTGGCGTCCCACACCAAAACGTCGAAAAGCCTTGTCTACTACGATGTCGTCAATGCAGGCAAAACCATTCCAATGTCGGGACAGGGATAACTGGCCAGCCACTTTGCCGTTCACATAAGCTAGGAAGCGGGCGTCCGATGGCTCATCGTTGTCGTTTTCATCATCCACATCGGCATAGCGTTTTTCATAGGGCGAGTCGATAGGTATCACTACATACCCCAATTTACCATCCGTGACGTTGGGCTGCAGGGTCTCGGTGACCCAAAAGCCGCCATCGCAACGATCAAG
This genomic window contains:
- a CDS encoding GNAT family N-acetyltransferase, with amino-acid sequence MTITIVTVEDPHHPDLDRCDGGFWVTETLQPNVTDGKLGYVVIPIDSPYEKRYADVDDENDNDEPSDARFLAYVNGKVAGQLSLSRHWNGFACIDDIVVDKAFRRFGVGRHLVSLAIEWSRQQGLPGVTLETQSNNVAACRLYERCGFVLKGFDSGLYQGLNPQTSEIALFWYWQAPDNLSSPNL